Within Cyprinus carpio isolate SPL01 chromosome A11, ASM1834038v1, whole genome shotgun sequence, the genomic segment ttgtatattttttaCACAGCACATGACAGATGTTCACTGTCATCATCTGATCCACAGCAGCTAAAAAGGACTGCagaagattttattttctttaacaatTGGAATGGAAAAGGAAGGAATAAAATTCATGCATGAGAACTTTAGCAGGCAAAATGAAGTTGAACATAATTTCTCAATGGGTTTTCAGAAAGACTATATTCTGTTTTGTTAATGACATACCCAGGCTTTATGGTCTGAACAGTAgcagatatatatttataagacaCTGCAATTACATGGTGCATTGAATTTAACTGTTATGTTTTCAGTGAGATTTAATAGAtgttaaaaaagacatttctcttttcatttcctCCTATCCaagttaaatcattttaaagtgttCTAGCCATAATAAAATTACCACCATCAAATGATTAAGTCTAGAGATAATATCTGATATGAGTGGCTGAATATGTTTGCTTTAATATAAGGCCTTGCAGATATATACAGAAATCAGCAGATTCTGCCGTGACATTAAtcagataatgtgttttttccaGGTCTGGTGCCTTTCCTGATCTCCTTCCTTGTAGGCTTTTTAGTGCAggtaagaagtgtgtgtgtgtgtgtgtgtgtgtgtgtgtgtgtgtgtgtgtgtgtgtgtgtgtgtgtgtgtgtgtgtgtgtgtgtgtgtgtgtgtgtgtgtgtgtgtgtgtgttttctcgtTGTTGTACTTGTTTATTCTGAAATTATTTTGCAGTCTTTGATTCTTAGGACTCTTAGCAAAACTGACATGGTTTTTCAAAACTACTATTTCTTTTAGTAATTATATAAGGcttctttttctattcttattTCATCTTCCTCTTTCATTGAACCATTTTCTGACATCTGATGGAGTTGATTTTGACTTCAGAGTATCTAGAGTTCTAAAGCAGATCTTGTGTTTTCATAATAGCATGACATTGCGACTGACATTTTTCTTATTTGACATTTAAGAGAGACTTATTGTAAAATATGTCTGAAGCGTTTTGATAAGCTTTGAAAAAACGTACTTATGCTGCTCTCTTTGATTCTTTTCAAAATACAGTTCTTTTTTCTATTGCGGCACAAATCAGTTggtgtcagttttattttagcaaaaaaatatCCATTGACAATTTACTTTGACTCCAAACCATCGGCCACAGAACTCCAcagattttatataataataataataattaaaaaaataataataatcatcataaagaCCTACACAGTTGCCTTTAGATTTAAATGAATCAGTAAGCTTTTAGGAGCACACCAGCATCTTGATGGCttttaaactggcattttttaAACTAACACATTTTCTGGATTTTCTCTTAAAATTATCTAACATTGTATGTGCAATGACTTATTCACaataaatgctgattcattctCTTTTAGGCTCTGCTCATTTACCTGTTTGTAAGTTTGCTTCAACAATAACGTTTAGCCCAACTTCAGGCActgaatgtaaaaataacactagcattcaaaggtttgaaaacagtcacatattattcttcttttaaagaaattaataattttattcagcagtgatgcattaaattggtcaaaagtcacaatgaagacatttataatgttacaaaaaaatttctgtttcaaataaatgctcttttaatcatcaaagaatcctgacaaaaactgtttttcaatTTCTAATAGTAAGAAATATTTGCTGCACACCAaacataatgatttctgaaggatcatgtgatactgaagactggagtaatagcttctgaaaatgtagcttttttatcacatataatttctattttgtaatatattaacatagaaaacagtggttttaaattataataaaatttcacaatattactgtttttactgtatttatgatcattaatcaaataaatgcagtgagcataagagacttacaaaaaaataaaaaaaaggaaaacccgCATTGTATATGGATTAGTAGCTTTGTATATACTTGTTTGATTTAGGTCTTGTCAGTGCATTCACAAATGAAGcaaatgcaaaatggttatttAAGTAGTAGAATGATCATGTCAAATCAGTTAATTGTGCTGATGAATATAATTCTTTCTGGTGTCCTGTGTCAGACTGCAGAGATGGAGAGGATCTCAATGGATGAATTCGGTCCTGCTGAACCTCTCAGACATAGTGCAGAAGAGGAAGAAGATTGGGGAGGAAGTGGAAGAGCCAGGTACGACACATTATAAATAGTTACATATCGTAATAGCACACCGCTGTTGGTGCTGAATAAATATTAAGTGCAGTACAGTCTGTGAGGTGTGCATTGTTTTGTGACAAATCCTCACACTGAAATGATCATAATCCTATCAGCATACACCAACTCTACTGAATCCAGTGGCTGTGGGAAAGGCAATGTGTTTTTCATAATGCATATTTCAGTTATgctgacaatttatttattttcattttatttgtcatatatatatatcacatgtTCAAGTGATTTGTGGTTGGAAAGAACAGAAATCAAGGTGGACGTCCCATTCATGAATTTATTCTTATCTGTTTCTTGGGGAAATCTTATTAAAGCCAAAAGGCATAGAAGATATTTAGCTAATTTCCAACCCAACTGGCTTCCCCGTGCATGCCATTGGTGCTAGCACTCATTTAAAGTAaacatatttgtatttgtgttgtaTTTGCCTTCACTCTTGCTGTTTTCCCCGCTGTTTAACTGGTTAGGCAGGAGGTGGTGGACCACGTAAAACAGTAGGAAGTATAGCAGGAAACAGATGGCAGCTGTATTGTTTCTTTGCTAAAAGGGCTACAGGGACTGTTAATATAGCTGGATTAAGGAGGAGCCCAGAGGCTACGCTGAAATGCGGCAGTACTAGCGCTAACTAATCAGACATGACATGAGATGGAGGAAATAGACAGCTAAGGAAGATGAATGAAGCAAAAAGAGGGGGCCACCTTGTCAGCAGGGATGATGGGCAAGAAAAGAGGCCTTCCAGTGAACTTCAGTGGGATGACACATACATTAATTGAAGGCTCATCTCCAGGTCACTAACCCACATGGTACCGGGTTCACAATTAGCCTAATCCAGGGTTGCTCAGCTGGAGTTAGAATAGCCTTTAATTGCAAAAATACTGGGGACAAGAATGAAATCACACCAACGTTAAATGAGACCTAAGAACCAGAGGTTGAACTCATGACTTAAGTTACGACCAAACAAAAGAACTAATGATAAATCAATGACTGAACTGATCAATCAAATTAGAAATTTCCCTGCGTCCCAGGGCATACTATCCAGCCTGCTACCTGGAGCGCTACTAAAAACCATGCAGAATTTAGGATGGATTCCACTTGGGATGAAGGCATCCAACAAACATGTCTGTACCAAAATGAAAGTAGCCTACTGAACACCTTTACCCCGGGTTCACAATTACCTAATCCGTTCAGGGTGCCAGTTTGATTGCTCAGCTGGAGTTGAAGCTGAAATCAAAACCCCTAGGACGGGATCTCCAACCTCTCCAGGAGCACTAACCCGTTGCAGACCCCTGccccaaccctgctccaacaatttacttttaatttcaaGTAGCCCTGAACCACTTGATTAAATTACCATGTGTTTGATTGTGGTAAGCTGAACTGTTtttagctctccaggagcagagtGGGAGACCCCTTATAGGATCCAACAATCTACTTTAATTTAATctaagtctatatatatatacgatattgTGGTAATATTTTTgcgatataatattatatattacttctatatatatatatatatatattaaatggctaatttattgagaaaaagAAATGTATGTGACAAAAAAATGTGTATAGTATGAAAATGTTACAATATAAACTGCATATAGCTTGTTTGTGTACAGTTGTAAATCAGAAAGGTAgtttaaaatcactaaattataaaataaaaaataaaaaacccacaaGCAATCTGGATATGGACATGTCACCTGtaggaacacacacatactctcccCTAAAATCATTAACTGTCTTTCATTTGTGTATTTGTACATTATGCAGACTCTGCTCCTTATTAGGGTTGGTCCCATTCCAGTTACTCatcttataaaaatatttttttcagtttaattactcataaaaatgcatatttgtgaccctggaccacaaaactagtcttaagtcgctggggtatattttaagcaaaagcccaaaaaacattgtatgggtcaaaattatcaatttcttttatgccaaaaatcgatcatgttccatgaagatattttgtaaatttcctaccataaataaatcaaaacataacgtttgattagtaatatgcattgctaagaatgtcatttggacaacttttaaggtgattttctcagtatttagttttttttttgtttttgtttttttgcaccctcagattccaaatattcaaatagttgtatctcggtcaaatattgtcctatcctaacaaaccacacatcaaaggaaagcttattcattcagctttcagattatgtataaagctcaatttcgagaaatttacccttatgactggttttgtggtccagggtcacattttactCAAAAAATTGTGTGCCCATTTCTCTGCTGGAATACAAACACTACTGTAAGTGATGTTACTGAAAATGCACAATTGACAATGAAATTTTCACTCACCATAGTGGTCTGGCCAAACagaacatttatttgcatttggcaCAATTGGTTTGTTAATTTTGGAAACATAAACATCTGTCTCTTCATTTTCTCTGTAATAGATAACTATTGCGAAGGgccaaaaaatatcacaatatttttttttccccatatcatATAAAATCGATatttattacaatagtaatttaCCAAAATGGGCAAGGAAATGACTTCCACGTTTCTTTAATTGATTTAAGGCCTGTGGAATCTATTTTATTTCCCCCTAAATTCtgttttcccttttattttatttttccctagtttctgtgttttatgattcaaTACAAATTTAagatatacaaattaataaaaatttaacaatttcaccagtcttttaaaatgtaatgaaacctTAATGAATTTACAAGGACAGGAAGcgaggatgcacaaataagaattgGTGAGCACCCATCGACTCTTGGGATGGCCACATCTCTCTCCCACAATAAAGGAAGCCAGGGGCTAAATCACAGACACTTGAGGCTGTTGTACTGCAGTCCCAAAAAGCTGAGGGGAGTTAGGATTCAAGTTATTATGTAAGGCCCACCTATAGGCTGTGTTAGTTGGGGATTAAGGGTGCTACAACATTGCAGAGTGAATCACCTGGCCCCTCATTTTGGGTCCAGTAgggtgctggaaaaaaaaaaaaaaaaaaaaaaaaaaaaaaagtgttggaaaaaaaaaaaaataaaaacaaataatgtagtAACCATCAGTGTTGTGATGGAGGTTGACGGGTGAAGTGGAGTGGAAGGCAAAGAAAGTGAAAGCAATTGTGCTCGCACTAGTCCACAGAGGTGAGGCATGGTGGTTGTAATACCTGCTACGGGACACCTCTGCCAGTAAGTTCAGTGTTGTCATGCATTCATGATTGAGCTCACTGGAGTTGTTGGTTTCAGATCACTGACTGGCTGATATTTGCACAGGACTGCTTGTGCACACTCTCCAGTTATTTACTAACAGTTCCGATCCTTTTTTCTACAAGGCCCTGATAACTTCTTTAGCAGTCAGCTCTGGGTGAAATTCAGACTTTCAGAAATGCAAGTCATCAAAAGGTGATTTGCAACCTTAAATTGATAAGGAGCATTTGTATAGTTATATGGCCAATTTTTCTAACCTTATTGTATGCATCATCTGTCAAATCAGACCTTTCCCCATTTGCAGTTTACTCTGCAGCAGAACTCAAAGTTGGGTAAACTTTAGCAGTGAATGGGACACTTCaattttgttttcccatttacaAATACCAAGAGAAAATTTAATGAAGTCAAAGCTTTATTAGGCTTATTCCCAACAACTATTGATGTCATTAATTCATTCTGTTGTCAATAAAAAACACTGGCACTTCAGAGTCCCCTCATCTGCTCCGTCAAGTGGTCATCTACGAGACCTGTAGAATGAAGATAACAGTGCAGGAGAAGACCGTGACTTACGGCTGCGGGGACCAAAGATTGGATCCTTAGGATACTGGGGCATGAAAGGGTATTTCACAGTTGGAGGCACAAAAGACTTGATGGGTTGAGGACCATAGAACGGTGGGTACATTGGATAACCTGGATACTGGTGCTCAGGCTGGTATGGGGCAGTTGTGGTAGTTGCAGGAGTGGTCACTTCAACTGGGCTTTGGAAGCCATTCATATAAGGAGGGAACTTTGGGTACCAGGGATATTGTGGTTGTGGTGCTGGGGGAGCAGCTGGGTCACCTTTAGAGTAATAGGGGTCAAATATTGGCATGGGATACATGGGAGGAAACATGGGTTGCTGGAAAGGATATTGAAAAGGAGCAGTTGTAGTCGTTGTAGGTGGCACAGTGGGAGGCAGGGTAGCAGGTGCACCAGGATATGGATACCACCAGGGCCTTCCAAAATGGAAAGGGTCAAACATCTGTTGCACTTCAGTTGGGTCACGGACAGCAGGTGTGGTTGGGGCTAAGGTTGGGGCTACGGTTGGCAGTGTCAGAGGACAGGAAAGAGTCACTTCCTGGTCACCATACATCAAAGGGAGTTGCCTTTCAGTATCCTGAGGAAGACAAATTAACCAGTAAGTGGTTGAAAAGCATGTAGAATTACAAAAATAAGAGCAATTCCACAGATTCTGTGAATGACAGTCACATCAAGTGCATGCAGTTATTCTTACAGTCACTTCCCAACAGCTTCCTGTGAATGGTGCAGTGACAACCAGTGAACCAGCAGTAATCTCCAGTGTAAATGAGCATTGAGTGTACTTTTGAAGCAGAGGCTGCCACGTTCCATCAACTAAAAGCAGAAAACCAGA encodes:
- the LOC109074914 gene encoding uncharacterized protein LOC109074914, whose amino-acid sequence is MPWSKGVLLFTVAVVTLGSSLRVDPDTFSEAGVAYGAVSVNMARFGKLLIGGQDAASNNNVKTSALSLAESHGHQSNEEVFHPASSKLYRLGSSVRCSNNSMILRIPGQRMPHFLVDRGEESPVPLSEMPASCGFSLKRARRDVSLVAPYRGCHVRKQGGSYILPLIIMGAPVQVSCPVRPLLPTVSCFSSGMIVKFGIRVDDVKVKVDGTWQPLLQKYTQCSFTLEITAGSLVVTAPFTGSCWEVTDTERQLPLMYGDQEVTLSCPLTLPTVAPTLAPTTPAVRDPTEVQQMFDPFHFGRPWWYPYPGAPATLPPTVPPTTTTTAPFQYPFQQPMFPPMYPMPIFDPYYSKGDPAAPPAPQPQYPWYPKFPPYMNGFQSPVEVTTPATTTTAPYQPEHQYPGYPMYPPFYGPQPIKSFVPPTVKYPFMPQYPKDPIFGPRSRKSRSSPALLSSFYRSRR